A region of Legionella donaldsonii DNA encodes the following proteins:
- a CDS encoding peptidylprolyl isomerase codes for MKKIASLLVSLLLITDMISAHAETAIIKTSVGTITCELFTKEAPNTVANFVGLATGTKEFKDAKTGEMVKRPFYNGLTFHRVISGFMIQGGDPLGNGTGGPGYQFDNENTEASFDKPGVLAMANAGPNTNGSQFFITVAPTPDLKGNYNVFGQVISGQDVADKISKLPTDYQNKPITPVVIESVSIQE; via the coding sequence ATGAAAAAAATAGCTTCTTTGCTAGTCAGTTTATTGTTAATAACAGACATGATATCTGCACACGCAGAAACAGCGATTATTAAAACCTCTGTAGGGACTATTACCTGTGAATTATTTACCAAAGAAGCACCCAATACCGTAGCAAATTTTGTGGGCTTGGCAACGGGAACAAAGGAATTTAAAGATGCAAAGACAGGTGAGATGGTGAAACGCCCTTTTTACAATGGGTTAACTTTTCACCGCGTCATTAGTGGTTTTATGATTCAAGGTGGTGATCCTCTTGGCAATGGAACCGGCGGACCCGGCTATCAATTTGATAATGAAAATACAGAGGCTAGTTTTGACAAGCCTGGTGTACTTGCGATGGCTAACGCAGGACCCAATACCAACGGCAGCCAATTTTTTATTACCGTAGCACCAACACCTGACTTAAAAGGCAATTACAACGTGTTTGGTCAAGTCATTTCGGGACAAGACGTTGCTGACAAGATTAGCAAGCTACCAACCGATTATCAAAATAAACCTATAACACCTGTGGTTATTGAAAGTGTTAGCATTCAAGAATAA